One Dromiciops gliroides isolate mDroGli1 chromosome 3, mDroGli1.pri, whole genome shotgun sequence DNA segment encodes these proteins:
- the SON gene encoding protein SON isoform X3: MATNIEQIFRSFVVSKFREIQQELSSGRVEGQLNGETNPPVEGNQSGDAAACARSLPNEEIVQKIEEVLSGVLDTELRYKPDLKEASRKSRCVSVQTDPTDEIPTKKSKKHKKHKSKKKKKKKEKEKEKKYKRQSEESESKLKSHHGGNVGLESDSYLKFDSEPSVMGLEHPVRALGLPKPPAVMLKSPTMTLGLNESPAVALEPPTMAVEVSEPHTLVALKPASVGELSELHATLVPEPFTLERPESSVAVTLESSVKQTLESPAVMPVPTTTVVPKSSEAHVTVSSEYNARSVPKYLEIPSSEQSKTTLLEPPASKVLELSETCVVTASETSAEFHPRSSSMTALELPESSVTEILRLPEQSTAIPLLSVEPPTTTVLELSKPSAVPEMPGPPTAPVLELPGPPTAPVPESPGPPVTSVPELLRTPTTSVQELPSPPVTSVLELPGPPVTSVLELPGPSVTSVPEVPGPPVIPVPEVPVPEVPGSPVASVLEFRGPPATPVQVPELPGPPVTLVPELPGPPATLVRVPELPGPSATPVLELSQDLPGLPAPSMVSELPQEVPRQPTMALEMPQELPGLPVVTTALELPGQPVATVPLELAEQPVMTTEPEQPTVMPALELPGQPEVTAAAGLPGQPVATIAPELPGQPEVPELRGLPSVTGVSELPGQPSTTVAQELPGQSGALGQPVATGALELLGQPVASELSGQPTVAAALELPGQPVATVALEISGHSVMTTSDLPTMTVSQSLEVPSTTALEPYSTVAQELPTTLVGETSVTVSVDPLMAPESHMLTSNTMDSQMLASNTMDSQMLASNTMDSQMLASNSMDSQMLASNSMDSQMLASNSMDSQMLASNSMDSQMLATSTMDSQMLATSTMDSQMLATSTMDSQMLATSTMDSQMLATSTMDSQMLATSTMDSQMLATSTMDSQMLATSTMDSQMLASSTMDSQMLASSTMDSQMLASSTMDAQMLASSTPESSMLGPKSPDPYRLAQDPYRLAQDPYRLGHDPYRLGHDPYRLGQDPYRLGHDPYRLAPDPYRMSPRPYRIAPRPYRIAPRPYRLAPRPLMLASRRSMMMSYAAERSMMSSYAAERSMMSYERSMMSPMAERSMMSAYERSMMSAYERSMMSPMAERSMMSAYERSMMAYERSMMSPMAERSMMSMGADRSMMSSYSDRSMMSSYSDRSMMSSYTADRSMMSMTADSYADSYTDSYTEAYMVPPLPPEEPPTMPPLPPEEPPMTPPLPPEEPPEGPSLPVEQSALPVENTWATAGTALLSEEPALPPEPPVMQTEIPESTMSDYSVGAPEPSVLTSESAVTVSEPPPEPESSMTSTSLESHMTQEHAIIGPQAAVLSSVPSTVSETSILPTEHTEPPIVTESVETFEPILASGPISEQMIYLTEVAVPEPSDMAVPEVVVPEPTETVIPEPAELAVQGPAEVAVQGPAEVTFQGSDEVVVQGSADVAVQRPEEATFQGLAEVAFQGPTEVAVQGPTEVAVQGPTEVEVQGPTEVVDQGPTEVVDQGPTEVTVQGPAEVMLQEPATVVVQEPAMVVPELIAAVPEPTMVEVAVPEPTVLESSATVSEGPVVVPEPTPVVESTVMTSEPVIKRTDVVSSVESNLSQQTTIQEMSIQSSEEANNEKMHLESHSYESIHHVNIVLDVNSPLIAKETEHNIVSATSPVSEIGMEKFLPGSETDLNTVLTTCPSEVNIVGTVSTTSSHIHELDVKGTTKEIELYATSVTSSVSKADVEGPLPTQEIEHDMVISTSPSGGSEADIEGPLPANDTHRDVLSANNLLGKTDPEASLPVKESEHDTVITISHKDGSEAEKETPLSAKNTEQESAANICDLNDADLVRPLLPKDMERVANLRTDIEGPLSASGVERDIVTTASPVVISLPERASESSSEEKDDYEIFVKVKDTHDKSKKTKSRDKGEKERKRDSSLRSRSKRSKSSEHKSRRRTSESRSRARKRSSKSKSHRSQTRSRSRSRRRRRSSRSRSKSRGRRSLSKEKRKRSPKHRSKSRERKRKRSSSRDNRKVARARSRTPSRRSRSHTPSRRRRSRSVVRRRSFSISPVRRSRTPSRRSRTPSRRSRTPSRRSRTPSRRRRSRSVVRRRSFSISPVRLRRSRTPLRRRFSRSPIRRKRSRSSERGRSPPKRLTDLDKAQLLEIAKANAAAMCAKAGVPLPPNLKPAPPPTVEEKVAKKSGGATIEELTEKCKQIAQSKEDDDVIVNKPHVSDEEEEERPFYHHPFKLNEPKPIFFNLNIAAAKPTPPKNQVTLTKEFPVSSGSQHRKKEADSVYGEWVPVEKNGEENKDDDNVFSSNLPTEPVDISTAMSERALAQKRLSENAFDLEAMSMLNRAQERIDAWAQLNSIPGQFTGSTGVQVLTQEQLANTGAQAWIKKDQFLRAAPVTGGMGAVLMRKMGWREGEGLGKNKEGNKEPILVDFKTDRKGLVAVGERAQKRSGNFSAAMKDLSGESKHPVSALMEICNKRRWQPPEFLLVHDSGPDHRKHFLFRVLINGSAYQPSFASPNKKHAKATAATVVLQAMGLVPKDLMANATCFRSASRR; the protein is encoded by the exons ATGGCGACAAACATCGAGCAGATCTTCAGGTCCTTCGTGGTCAGTAAATTCCGGGAAATTCAGCAAGAGCTTTCCAG tgGCAGGGTTGAAGGCCAGCTGAATGGTGAAACAAACCCACCTGTTGAAGGAAACCAGTCAGGTGATGCAGCTGCCTGTGCAAGGAGCCTACCAAATGAAGAAATAGTACAGAAGATAGAAGAAGTGCTGTCTGGGGTCCTAGACACAGAATTGCGATATAAACCAG atttaaaGGAGGCCTCCAGAAAAAGTAGATGTGTATCTGTACAAACAGACCCTACTGATGAAATTCCcaccaaaaaatcaaagaaacataaaaagcacaaaagtaaaaagaagaaaaagaagaaagaaaaagagaaagagaaaaaatacaagaGACAGTCGGAAGAATCTGAGTCAAAGCTGAAATCTCATCATGGTGGGAACGTAGGGTTAGAGTCTGATTCCTATTTGAAGTTTGATTCAGAGCCCTCAGTAATGGGGCTGGAACACCCTGTAAGAGCACTTGGGCTGCCTAAGCCCCCTGCAGTAATGTTGAAGTCACCAACAATGACATTGGGACTGAATGAATCCCCTGCAGTTGCTCTGGAACCTCCTACAATGGCAGTAGAGGTATCAGAACCACATACTTTAGTAGCACTGAAGCCAGCTTCAGTTGGGGAATTATCAGAACTACATGCAACATTAGTCCCAGAACCCTTCACGTTAGAGCGACCAGAGTCATCTGTGGCTGTAACACTGGAATCATCTGTGAAACAGACATTGGAATCTCCTGCAGTGATGCCAGTGCCTACTACAACAGTTGTGCCGAAGTCATCTGAGGCACATGTGACAGTATCATCAGAATACAATGCAAGATCTGTGCCGAAGTATTTGGAGATTCCATCTTCAGAGCAGTCAAAGACCACATTGCTCGAGCCTCCAGCATCAAAAGTGCTAGAGTTATCAGAAACTTGTGTGGTAACAGCATCAGAAACATCTGCAGAGTTCCATCCCAGGTCAAGCTCGATGACAGCTTTGGAGTTGCCAGAGTCATCTGTAACTGAAATTCTGAGATTGCCTGAGCAATCTACAGCAATACCATTGTTGTCTGTGGAGCCTCCTACAACTACAGTGTTGGAGTTGTCCAAACCATCTGCAGTGCCAGAGATGCCTGGGCCCCCAACAGCACCAGTGCTGGAGCTGCCAGGACCCCCCACAGCGCCAGTGCCAGAGTCGCCAGGACCTCCTGTGACATCGGTGCCGGAGCTGCTGAGAACCCCCACAACGTCAGTGCAGGAGCTACCATCGCCTCCCGTGACATCGGTGTTGGAGCTTCCAGGGCCTCCCGTGACATCGGTGTTGGAGCTTCCAGGGCCTTCTGTGACATCGGTGCCAGAGGTGCCAGGCCCTCCTGTGATTCCGGTGCCAGAGGTGCCGGTTCCAGAGGTGCCAGGGTCTCCTGTGGCATCGGTACTAGAGTTTCGGGGGCCCCCTGCAACACCGGTGCAGGTTCCGGAGTTGCCGGGGCCCCCCGTGACACTGGTGCCAGAGTTGCCAGGGCCCCCTGCGACACTGGTACGTGTACCAGAGTTGCCGGGGCCCTCAGCAACACCAGTGCTTGAGTTGTCACAGGATTTGCCTGGGCTTCCAGCACCATCGATGGTGTCGGAGTTGCCTCAGGAGGTGCCAAGGCAACCCACGATGGCGCTGGAAATGCCGCAAGAGTTGCCTGGGCTGCCTGTGGTGACAACAGCATTGGAGTTGCCAGGGCAGCCTGTGGCGACTGTGCCTTTGGAATTGGCAGAACAACCTGTGATGACAACAGAGCCGGAGCAGCCTACAGTGATGCCAGCGCTGGAGTTGCCGGGGCAACCTGAGGTGACAGCAGCAGCAGGGTTGCCTGGGCAGCCTGTGGCTACAATAGCACCAGAGTTGCCTGGGCAGCCTGAGGTACCAGAGTTGCGGGGGCTGCCTTCGGTGACTGGGGTGTCAGAGTTGCCAGGGCAGCCCTCAACAACTGTGGCACAGGAGTTGCCGGGGCAGTCTGGGGCACTAGGGCAGCCTGTGGCAACTGGGGCGCTGGAGTTGCTGGGGCAGCCTGTAGCATCAGAGCTGTCAGGGCAACCCACAGTAGCTGCAGCGCTAGAGTTGCCAGGGCAGCCTGTGGCAACTGTGGCGCTAGAAATATCAGGTCATTCTGTGATGACAACGTCAGATCTGCCAACGATGACCGTTTCTCAATCCCTGGAGGTGCCTTCAACGACAGCGCTGGAACCATACAGTACAGTAGCACAGGAGCTACCTACAACATTAGTGGGGGAGACATCTGTAACAGTATCAGTGGATCCCCTGATGGCCCCTGAGTCCCATATGTTAACTTCCAATACCATGGACTCCCAG ATGTTAGCTTCCAATACCATGGACTCCCAGATGTTAGCTTCCAATACCATGGACTCCCAGATGTTAGCTTCCAACAGCATGGACTCCCAGATGTTAGCTTCCAACAGCATGGACTCCCAGATGTTAGCTTCCAACAGCATGGACTCCCAGATGTTAGCTTCCAACAGCATGGACTCCCAGATGTTAGCAACTAGCACCATGGACTCCCAGATGTTAGCAACTAGCACCATGGACTCCCAGATGTTAGCAACTAGCACCATGGACTCCCAGATGTTAGCAACTAGCACCATGGACTCCCAGATGTTAGCAACTAGCACCATGGACTCCCAGATGTTAGCAACTAGCACCATGGACTCCCAGATGTTAGCAACTAGCACCATGGACTCCCAGATGTTAGCAACTAGCACCATGGACTCCCAGATGTTAGCCTCCAGCACCATGGACTCCCAGATGTTAGCCTCCAGCACCATGGACTCCCAGATGTTGGCCTCCAGCACCATGGATGCACAGATGTTGGCATCCAGTACACCAGAGTCCTCTATGCTAGGTCCTAAGTCACCTGATCCCTACAGGTTAGCCCAAGATCCATACAGGTTAGCCCAGGATCCATACAGGTTAGGTCATGACCCTTACAGGTTAGGTCATGACCCATATAGATTAGGACAGGACCCCTATAGGTTAGGCCATGATCCCTATAGGCTAGCTCCTGACCCTTACAGAATGTCACCCAGGCCATATAGGATAGCACCCAGGCCATACAGAATAGCACCCAGGCCTTATAGATTAGCACCCAGGCCCCTAATGTTAGCATCTAGGCGCTCTATGATGATGTCATATGCTGCTGAACGCTCTATGATGTCATCCTATGCTGCTGAACGTTCCATGATGTCTTATGAACGTTCTATGATGTCACCAATGGCTGAGCGCTCTATGATGTCAGCCTATGAACGTTCAATGATGTCAGCTTATGAGCGCTCTATGATGTCTCCCATGGCTGAGCGCTCTATGATGTCAGCTTATGAGCGTTCTATGATGGCTTATGAGCGTTCCATGATGTCTCCAATGGCCGAGAGATCAATGATGTCCATGGGTGCTGACCGCTCCATGATGTCATCCTATTCTGACCGTTCCATGATGTCATCTTATTCTGACCGTTCCATGATGTCATCTTATACTGCTGACCGCTCAATGATGTCTATGACTGCTGATTCCTATGCTGATTCCTATACGGATTCATATACTGAGGCTTATATGGTGCCACCTTTGCCTCCTGAGGAGCCCCCTACTATGCCACCTTTACCACCAGAGGAGCCCCCTATGACACCACCATTACCTCCTGAGGAGCCCCCTGAGGGACCATCATTACCTGTTGAGCAGTCAGCATTACCTGTTGAAAACACATGGGCCACTGCTGGAACAGCATTACTCTCTGAAGAACCAGCTTTGCCCCCTGAGCCTCCTGTGATGCAGACAGAGATTCCAGAGTCTACAATGTCTGATTATTCTGTAGGAGCTCCAGAGCCCTCAGTGTTAACATCAGAGTCTGCTGTAACTGTCTCAGAGCCACCACCAGAGCCAGAGTCTTCAATGACATCAACATCTTTAGAGTCTCATATGACACAAGAACATGCTATCATAGGGCCACAGGCAGCTGTCCTATCTTCTGTGCCCAGTACAGTGTCAGAAACTTCTATACTACCTACAGAACACACTGAGCCTCCTATTGTGACAGAGTCAGTGGAAACCTTTGAGCCCATTTTAGCATCTGGGCCTATCTCAGAACAGATGATATATCTGACTGAGGTGGCAGTCCCAGAGCCCTCAGACATGGCAGTCCCAGAGGTGGTGGTCCCAGAGCCAACAGAGACAGTAATCCCAGAGCCAGCAGAGTTGGCGGTCCAGGGGCCAGCTGAGGTGGCAGTCCAGGGGCCAGCTGAGGTGACATTCCAGGGGTCAGATGAGGTGGTGGTCCAGGGGTCAGCTGATGTGGCGGTCCAGAGGCCAGAAGAGGCAACTTTCCAGGGACTGGCTGAGGTGGCTTTCCAGGGCCCAACAGAAGTGGCGGTCCAGGGGCCCACAGAGGTGGCAGTCCAGGGGCCCACAGAGGTGGAGGTCCAGGGGCCCACAGAGGTGGTGGACCAGGGGCCCACAGAGGTGGTGGACCAGGGACCGACAGAGGTGACCGTCCAGGGTCCAGCAGAGGTGATGTTGCAGGAGCCAGCCACAGTGGTGGTTCAGGAGCCTGCCATGGTGGTCCCAGAGCTGATTGCAGCAGTCCCAGAGCCGACCATGGTGGAAGTGGCTGTGCCAGAACCCACAGTCCTAGAGTCATCTGCAACAGTGTCTGAAGGTCCTGTGGTGGTTCCAGAGCCTACACCAGTGGTGGAGTCCACAGTTATGACTTCAGAACCTGTTATTAAAAGAACAGATGTAGTCTCATCTGTTGAGTCTAATCTTTCTCAACAAACCACCATACAGGAAATGTCCATTCAGTCAAGTGAAGaggcaaataatgaaaaaatgcatctGGAGAGTCATTCTTATGAAAGCATACACCATGTAAATATAGTCTTGGATGTAAATAGTCCTTTAATTGCAAAAGAGACAGAACATAACATTGTTTCTGCCACTAGCCCTGTTAGTGAAATTGGTATGGAGAAATTTTTGCCTGGCAGTGAGACTGATCTTAACACAGTGTTGACCACCTGCCCTAGTGAAGTTAATATAGTTGGAACTGTATCTACCACCAGTTCCCATATTCATGAACTTGATGTAAAGGGAACTACTAAGGAGATTGAACTTTATGCAACATCTGTTACCAGCTCAGTAAGTAAGGCTGATGTTGAGGGTCCTTTACCCACTCAAGAGATTGAACATGACATGGTAATTTCAACTAGTCCTAGTGGTGGTAGTGAAGCTGATATTGAGGGACCTTTGCCTGCTAATGACACTCACCGTGATGTATTGTCTGCTAATAATCTACTTGGTAAGACTGATCCAGAAGCATCATTACCTGTGAAAGAGAGTGAACATGATACGGTAATTACTATCAGCCATAAAGATGGTAGTGAAGCAGAGAAAGAGACGCCACTCTCTGCTAAAAACACTGAACAGGAGTCTGCTGCCAACATTTGTGATCTTAATGATGCAGATCTAGTAAGACCTTTACTTCCCAAGGATATGGAACGTGTCGCAAACCTTAGGACTGATATAGAGGGACCTTTGTCTGCAAGTGGAGTTGAACGTGACATAGTAACTACTGCCAGCCCTGTTGTTATTAGCTTACCTGAAAGAGCTTCAGAGTCTTCAtcagaagaaaaagatgattATGAAATCTTTGTGAAAGTTAAGGACACACATGACAAGAGCAAAAAAACTAAAAGCCGTGATAAaggtgagaaagagaggaaaagagattcTTCATTAAGATCTCGAAGTAAACGCTCTAAATCTTCAGAACACAAATCACGTAGACGCACAAGTGAATCCCGTTCAAGAGCAAGAAAGAGATCATCTAAATCTAAGTCTCATAGATCCCAAACTCGTTCACGATCACGTTCAAGACgtaggaggagaagcagcagATCAAGATCAAAGTCAAGAGGAAGGCGTTCTTTATCAAAAGAGAAACGTAAAAGGTCTCCAAAACACAGGTCTAAGtctagggaaagaaaaaggaaaagatctagCTCTAGAGATAATCGGAAAGTAGCCAGAGCTCGAAGTCGTACACCTAGTCGTCGTAGTAGAAGTCATACTCCTAGTCGACGAAGAAGGTCTAGGTCTGTGGTCAGAAGAAGGAGCTTTAGCATTTCTCCTGTTCGCCGGAGCCGCACCCCAAGTCGCCGGAGCCGTACCCCAAGTCGCCGGAGCCGCACCCCAAGTCGCCGGAGCCGCACCCCAAGCCGTCGAAGAAGATCTAGATCTGTGGTAAGACGAAGAAGCTTTAGTATATCACCAGTTCGACTAAGACGATCACGGACACCCTTGAGGAGGCGTTTTAGTAGATCTCCTATTCGCCGAAAACGATCCAGATCTTCTGAAAGAGGCAGGTCACCACCTAAACGTCTGACAGATTTGG ATAAGGCTCAACTACTTGAAATAGCCAAAGCTAATGCAGCTGCCATGTGTGCTAAGGCTGGTGTTCCTTTACCGCCAAACCTAAAACCTGcacctccaccaacagtagaaGAGAAAGTTGCTAAAAAGTCAGGAGGAGCCACAATAGAAGAGCTCACTGAG AAATGCAAACAGATTGCACAAAGTAAAGAAGATGATGATGTTATAGTGAACAAGCCCCATGTTtcggatgaagaggaggaagaacgTCCTTTCTATCATCATCCCTTTAAACTCAATGAACCTAAACCCATTTTTTTCAACTTAAAT ATTGCTGCTGCAAAACCAACTCCACCAAAAAATCAGGTAACATTGACAAAAGAATTTCCTGTATCATCTGGCTCTCAACACAGAAAAAAGGAAGCAGATAGTGTCTATGGCGAGTGGGTTCCTGTAgagaaaaatggtgaagaaaacaAAGACGATGATAATGTCTTCAGCAGCAATTTGCCTACTGAG ccTGTGGACATCTCTACAGCAATGAGTGAACGTGCACTTGCTCAGAAGAGACTTAGTGAAAATGCATTTGACCTTGAAGCCATGAGCATGTTAAATCGAGCGCAAGAACGG ATTGATGCCTGGGCTCAACTAAACTCAATACCAGGCCAGTTCACAGGAAGTACAGGAGTACAAGTTTTGACACAAGAACAGTTGGCAAATACTGGTGCTCAAGCCTGGATAAAAAAG GATCAATTCTTAAGAGCAGCCCCTGTAACCGGTGGAATGGGAGCCGTTCTGATGAGAAAAATGggctggagagaaggagagggattaggaaaaaacaaagaaggaaataaggagcCTATTCTAGTTGACTTTAAGACAGACCGAAAAG GTCTTGTTGCTGTGGGGGAGAGAGCACAAAAAAGATCTGGAAACTTCTCTGCTGCGATGAAGGATCTGTCAGGTGAGA GTAAACATCCTGTATCTGCATTGATGGAGATCTGTAATAAAAGAAGGTGGCAACCACCCGAATTTCTCTTGGTTCATGATAGTGGCCCTGATCACCGAAAACACTTTCTCTTTAGG GTATTGATAAATGGAAGCGCTTACCAGCCCAGCTTTGCCAGCCCTAATAAGAAGCATGCTAAAGCCACAGCAGCTACTGTGGTTCTTCAAGCAATGGGCCTTGTACCAAAGGACCTCATGGCTAATGCCACT